The following are from one region of the Streptomyces fradiae genome:
- a CDS encoding GNAT family N-acetyltransferase, whose protein sequence is MDTMIRIRRGGPADVPAMLAIFDSAVVWLNARGITAQWGTEPFSARPKTVEAIEALVTEGTPWIAEIDGVPVGTLTLTPHPGAYVAPADEPEQYVRYLATDGRRHGHGVGAALLAHAADETRRAGASLLRVDCFAGSEGRLVRYYERQGFTRTEAFTVGDWPGQVLERRV, encoded by the coding sequence ATGGACACCATGATCAGGATCAGGCGGGGCGGGCCGGCGGACGTGCCCGCGATGCTGGCGATATTCGACAGCGCGGTGGTCTGGCTCAATGCGCGGGGCATCACCGCGCAGTGGGGCACCGAGCCGTTCAGCGCCCGGCCGAAGACCGTGGAGGCGATCGAAGCGCTGGTGACCGAGGGCACCCCGTGGATCGCGGAGATCGACGGCGTCCCGGTCGGGACCCTCACCCTCACCCCGCACCCGGGCGCGTACGTGGCCCCCGCGGACGAGCCGGAGCAGTACGTGCGCTACCTCGCGACCGACGGCCGCCGCCACGGCCACGGCGTCGGCGCCGCCCTCCTCGCCCACGCCGCCGACGAGACCCGCCGCGCCGGCGCCTCCCTGCTCCGCGTGGACTGCTTCGCGGGCAGCGAGGGCCGCCTCGTCCGCTACTACGAACGCCAGGGCTTCACCCGCACCGAGGCCTTCACGGTCGGCGACTGGCCGGGCCAGGTGCTGGAGCGGCGGGTCTGA
- the thpR gene encoding RNA 2',3'-cyclic phosphodiesterase, translating into MRLFTAVIPPPAQLAELAHEVDRLAELPGADRLRWASRPGWHFTLAFMGQVDEELLPDLRARLGRAAHRTAPFPLRLHGGGHFGRAVLWTGAAGGLDELRLLAERADAAARRAGVPMDEHRAYHPHLTVARSRANDTDLRPFVAGMQDFEGARWEVTELCLVRSHLPGGGPAGKRPRYETIATWPLGGAAERGR; encoded by the coding sequence ATGAGGCTTTTCACCGCCGTCATCCCTCCGCCCGCGCAGCTCGCCGAGCTCGCCCACGAGGTCGACCGGCTGGCCGAGCTGCCCGGCGCCGACCGGCTGCGCTGGGCCTCGCGGCCCGGGTGGCACTTCACGCTCGCGTTCATGGGCCAGGTCGACGAGGAGCTGCTCCCGGACCTGCGCGCCCGCCTCGGCCGGGCCGCCCACCGCACCGCGCCCTTCCCACTGCGGCTGCACGGGGGCGGCCACTTCGGGCGGGCGGTGCTGTGGACCGGCGCGGCGGGCGGCCTGGACGAGCTGCGGCTGCTCGCCGAGCGGGCCGACGCCGCCGCGCGCCGCGCCGGCGTCCCGATGGACGAGCATCGCGCGTACCACCCGCACCTCACCGTCGCCCGCTCCCGCGCGAACGACACCGACCTGCGGCCCTTCGTCGCCGGGATGCAGGACTTCGAGGGCGCCCGCTGGGAGGTGACCGAGCTGTGCCTGGTCCGCAGCCACCTTCCCGGCGGCGGTCCGGCGGGGAAGCGGCCGCGGTACGAGACGATCGCCACGTGGCCCCTGGGCGGAGCGGCCGAGCGGGGGCGTTAA
- a CDS encoding aldo/keto reductase translates to MEYTQLGRTGLKVGRLVLGTMNFGPQTDKSTSHAIMNAALDAGVNLFDTANVYGQTAGKGRTEEIIGSWFAKDPAHRDKVVLATKVYGNMAEGTGPVWPNHDRLSAVNIRRAVEASLKRLRTDRIDVYQFHHIDRHTPFDEIWQAVDTLIQQGKILYAGSSNFPGYKIAQANEAAARRGMVGLVSEQCHYNLYERRAEMEVIPAAQEYGLGVIPWSPLAGGLLGGVIRKQAEGGRRAGGRTAERLADPVERARIQAYEDLLAKHGLDPAETALAWLLTRPGVTGPIVGPRTPEQLAGALRALELKLSEEVLTGLDEIFPGPGPAPEAFAW, encoded by the coding sequence ATGGAGTACACGCAGCTCGGACGCACGGGACTCAAGGTCGGCCGACTCGTCCTGGGGACGATGAACTTCGGACCGCAGACGGACAAGTCCACCAGCCACGCGATCATGAACGCCGCGCTCGACGCGGGCGTCAACCTCTTCGACACGGCGAACGTCTACGGCCAGACCGCCGGCAAGGGCCGCACCGAGGAGATCATCGGCTCCTGGTTCGCCAAGGACCCGGCGCACCGCGACAAGGTGGTGCTCGCCACCAAGGTGTACGGGAACATGGCCGAGGGCACCGGCCCGGTCTGGCCCAACCACGACAGGCTGTCGGCCGTGAACATCCGGCGGGCCGTCGAGGCCAGCCTCAAGCGGCTCCGCACGGACCGCATCGACGTCTACCAGTTCCACCACATCGACCGGCACACCCCCTTCGACGAGATCTGGCAGGCCGTCGACACCCTGATCCAGCAGGGCAAGATCCTCTACGCCGGCTCCTCCAACTTCCCCGGCTACAAGATCGCCCAGGCGAACGAGGCCGCGGCCCGACGCGGGATGGTCGGCCTGGTCAGCGAGCAGTGCCACTACAACCTCTACGAGCGGCGCGCCGAGATGGAGGTGATCCCGGCGGCCCAGGAGTACGGGCTCGGCGTCATCCCGTGGTCGCCGCTGGCCGGCGGGCTGCTCGGCGGCGTCATCCGGAAGCAGGCCGAGGGCGGGCGCCGGGCCGGCGGCCGGACCGCCGAGCGGCTCGCCGACCCGGTGGAGCGGGCCCGCATCCAGGCGTACGAGGACCTGCTCGCCAAGCACGGCCTGGACCCGGCCGAGACGGCGCTCGCCTGGCTGCTCACCCGCCCGGGCGTGACGGGCCCGATCGTCGGCCCGCGGACGCCCGAGCAGCTGGCGGGCGCGCTGCGCGCGCTCGAACTGAAGCTGAGCGAGGAGGTCCTCACCGGCCTCGACGAGATCTTCCCGGGCCCGGGCCCGGCGCCGGAGGCCTTCGCCTGGTGA
- a CDS encoding MarR family winged helix-turn-helix transcriptional regulator, which produces MVDHADEENVNQVVDRRKGIPERQDDTPGFELPLLLFAGFRTLIDRLHTELARQGHPEMRPAHGFALQAIAAGPYGATASDIGRRLGVSKQAAGKTVDRLLALGYAERADDPGDARRKLVRLTPYGIDALARSAAVFDELRADWAARLGADRVRDLEDALRAVVPAETAFRLDATSWLGGV; this is translated from the coding sequence ATGGTTGACCATGCCGATGAGGAAAACGTAAACCAGGTTGTCGATCGCCGCAAGGGGATTCCCGAAAGGCAGGACGACACCCCCGGCTTCGAGCTGCCCCTGCTCCTCTTCGCCGGGTTCCGGACCCTCATCGACCGGCTGCACACCGAACTGGCCCGGCAGGGCCACCCCGAGATGCGCCCGGCGCACGGCTTCGCCCTCCAGGCCATCGCCGCCGGCCCGTACGGGGCGACCGCCAGCGACATCGGACGGCGGCTCGGGGTCTCCAAGCAGGCGGCCGGCAAGACCGTCGACCGGCTGCTCGCCCTCGGCTACGCCGAGCGCGCCGACGACCCGGGCGACGCCCGACGCAAGCTCGTCCGCCTCACCCCGTACGGGATCGACGCGCTCGCCCGCTCGGCCGCCGTCTTCGACGAGCTGCGCGCCGACTGGGCCGCCCGGCTCGGCGCCGACCGGGTGCGCGACCTGGAGGACGCGCTGCGGGCGGTCGTCCCCGCCGAGACCGCGTTCCGCCTGGACGCGACCAGCTGGCTCGGCGGGGTGTGA
- a CDS encoding carboxymuconolactone decarboxylase family protein, producing the protein MTLDALDLPTRIQRAAATLKETSPHTLEGFLKLNEIFESTTLDPHARETVILTVAARNQCHLCVDMHEAKLAALGPAPAPERLDAVRRFTLQVLASSGAVSDAELDAFLAHGHTRQNALEVVLGIGTYTVSTFANRLVRVA; encoded by the coding sequence ATGACACTCGACGCTCTCGACCTTCCCACCCGTATCCAGCGCGCCGCCGCAACCCTCAAGGAGACCTCCCCGCACACCCTCGAAGGCTTCCTCAAGCTCAACGAGATCTTCGAGTCGACCACCCTCGACCCGCACGCCCGCGAGACCGTCATCCTCACCGTCGCCGCCCGCAACCAGTGCCACCTGTGCGTCGACATGCACGAGGCCAAGCTCGCCGCCCTCGGCCCGGCGCCCGCACCCGAACGGCTCGACGCCGTACGCCGGTTCACCCTCCAGGTGCTCGCCTCCTCGGGCGCCGTCTCCGACGCCGAACTCGACGCCTTCCTCGCCCACGGCCACACCCGCCAGAACGCGCTCGAAGTCGTCCTCGGCATCGGCACCTACACGGTCTCCACCTTCGCCAACCGCCTCGTCCGCGTCGCATGA
- a CDS encoding RidA family protein, whose protein sequence is MNSARTNVSSGSPLEPEIGFSRAVRKGAHVAVAGTAPIADGGGTAGVGDVYAQTVRCLDIAEAALAEAGASLDDVVRTRVMLTDVTRWKEAARAHGERFASVRPVTTFVEVSRFIDPDWLVEIEVDAVVEP, encoded by the coding sequence ATGAACAGCGCCAGGACCAACGTCAGTTCAGGATCTCCGCTCGAACCCGAGATCGGCTTCTCCCGGGCCGTCCGCAAGGGCGCCCACGTCGCCGTCGCCGGCACCGCGCCCATCGCGGACGGCGGCGGCACCGCCGGTGTCGGCGACGTGTACGCGCAGACCGTCCGCTGCCTCGACATCGCCGAGGCGGCCCTGGCGGAGGCCGGGGCCTCGCTCGACGACGTCGTCCGCACCCGGGTCATGCTCACCGACGTGACCCGCTGGAAGGAGGCGGCCCGCGCCCACGGCGAACGCTTCGCGTCCGTCCGGCCGGTGACCACCTTCGTCGAGGTCTCCCGCTTCATCGACCCCGACTGGCTCGTCGAGATCGAGGTCGACGCGGTGGTGGAACCCTAA
- a CDS encoding GDSL-type esterase/lipase family protein yields the protein MRFLFVGDSMTIGRAGDFTWRYRMWQHLESVLPGPGPGGYEITGPRTALYEPAHDAATSDAYADPAFPAAARRHLAGWGEGWLHMAPLIGETVAATRADVLLISLGLIDLGFYTNSDQTADNVRAFLAAARAANPHVRAVMLPVIPNVRAEYDAPFAAECVRFNELLAKTVADLDSAASPLLLGTIPESYDIHADTYDGTHPGPTGEHKLAAAFANALHQAWGVGGPYRP from the coding sequence ATGCGTTTTCTGTTCGTCGGCGACAGCATGACCATCGGACGCGCCGGCGACTTCACCTGGCGGTACCGGATGTGGCAGCACCTCGAATCCGTGCTGCCCGGACCCGGACCCGGCGGGTACGAGATCACCGGCCCGCGCACCGCGTTGTACGAGCCGGCCCACGACGCCGCCACCTCCGACGCCTACGCCGACCCGGCCTTCCCGGCCGCCGCCCGCCGCCATCTGGCCGGCTGGGGCGAGGGCTGGCTGCACATGGCGCCGCTGATCGGGGAGACGGTGGCGGCGACCCGCGCCGATGTGCTGCTGATCTCGCTCGGCCTGATCGACCTGGGCTTCTACACCAACAGCGACCAGACGGCGGACAACGTCCGCGCCTTCCTGGCCGCCGCGCGCGCGGCGAACCCGCACGTCCGGGCGGTCATGCTGCCGGTCATCCCGAACGTACGGGCCGAGTACGACGCGCCGTTCGCCGCCGAGTGCGTCCGCTTCAACGAGCTGCTCGCGAAGACGGTCGCGGACCTGGACTCGGCGGCCTCGCCGCTGCTGCTCGGGACGATCCCGGAGTCGTACGACATCCACGCCGACACCTACGACGGCACCCACCCGGGCCCGACGGGCGAGCACAAGCTGGCCGCGGCCTTCGCGAACGCCCTCCACCAGGCATGGGGCGTGGGCGGCCCCTACCGACCTTAG
- a CDS encoding DUF6083 domain-containing protein, which produces MSDPVRLGDVLAGMATPGGGGIPAQPGAGGTTCNRCGARADWHRTIRDKWILIELGEWPVGAVPPGKRWRVAGEGTAVNLGRAQPSDTCRICHFDVCPSQPAPVGSPALLAQWQKNAWG; this is translated from the coding sequence GTGAGTGACCCCGTACGCCTGGGGGACGTACTGGCCGGCATGGCCACGCCGGGCGGAGGCGGCATTCCGGCTCAGCCGGGGGCGGGCGGTACGACGTGCAACCGGTGCGGCGCCCGCGCCGATTGGCACCGTACGATCCGCGACAAGTGGATCCTGATCGAGCTCGGCGAGTGGCCGGTCGGCGCCGTCCCGCCGGGCAAGCGGTGGCGCGTGGCGGGGGAGGGGACGGCCGTCAACCTCGGCCGTGCCCAGCCCTCCGACACCTGCCGGATCTGTCACTTCGACGTGTGCCCGTCGCAGCCGGCCCCGGTCGGCTCGCCCGCCCTGCTCGCGCAGTGGCAGAAGAACGCCTGGGGCTAG
- a CDS encoding WD40 repeat domain-containing protein encodes MRSLLGVSGAAALVLALGLPLAAAGPAAAADADRDFVIEDPRITESSGLAASRAHPGIYWTHNDQDAPLIYGIDSRTGKTVATLTMKGVGTPRDMEAISVGPDGNIYVGDIGDNLDGSWDHVWIYRFPEPKELGDRTVKATQYDVKYADGARNAEALMVHPKTGRVYIASKNEDGGGLYAGPERLDPTRTNVFKRIGEVPWVTDGAFSPDGTRLVLRGYLLAKEYAWKDGRLADDGTSVGAPFQGQAESVTYTPDGSAFLFGSEGKQSRVIRIERGGAQPTGPTSPGDAKKPGGGTGSAATGTDGEQGNFTVGVIVLGLATVVVVGLKRLFRKG; translated from the coding sequence ATGCGATCACTGCTCGGCGTCTCCGGGGCCGCCGCCCTCGTCCTCGCCCTCGGCCTGCCCCTGGCTGCCGCCGGTCCGGCCGCGGCGGCGGACGCCGACCGGGACTTCGTCATCGAGGACCCCCGGATCACCGAGTCCAGCGGCCTCGCCGCGAGCCGCGCCCACCCCGGGATCTACTGGACGCACAACGACCAGGACGCGCCCCTGATCTACGGCATCGACTCCCGTACGGGAAAGACCGTCGCGACCCTCACCATGAAGGGCGTCGGCACCCCCCGCGACATGGAGGCGATCTCCGTCGGCCCCGACGGGAACATCTACGTCGGCGACATCGGCGACAACCTCGACGGCTCGTGGGACCACGTCTGGATCTACCGCTTCCCCGAGCCGAAGGAACTCGGGGACCGGACGGTCAAGGCCACCCAGTACGACGTGAAGTACGCCGACGGGGCGCGCAACGCCGAGGCGCTGATGGTCCATCCGAAGACCGGCCGGGTCTACATCGCCAGCAAGAACGAGGACGGTGGCGGCCTCTACGCCGGCCCCGAACGCCTCGACCCGACCCGCACGAACGTCTTCAAGCGCATCGGGGAGGTCCCCTGGGTGACCGACGGGGCCTTCTCGCCGGACGGCACCCGCCTCGTGCTGCGCGGCTATCTCCTCGCCAAGGAGTACGCGTGGAAGGACGGGCGCCTCGCCGACGACGGCACCTCCGTCGGAGCCCCGTTCCAGGGCCAGGCGGAATCGGTCACGTACACCCCGGACGGCTCGGCCTTCCTGTTCGGCTCGGAGGGGAAGCAGAGCCGGGTGATCCGCATCGAGCGCGGCGGGGCGCAGCCCACCGGCCCGACCAGTCCCGGGGACGCCAAGAAGCCCGGCGGCGGCACCGGTTCGGCCGCCACGGGCACGGACGGCGAACAGGGCAACTTCACGGTCGGCGTCATCGTGCTCGGCCTCGCGACCGTCGTCGTGGTCGGCCTGAAGCGCCTGTTCCGCAAGGGCTGA
- the serC gene encoding phosphoserine transaminase: MADIQIPADMKPADGRFGAGPSKVRTEALDALAATGTSLLGTSHRQAPVKNLVGEVRAGIRDLFSLPEGYEVILGNGGSTAFWDIATHGLIENKSQHLTFGEFSSKFAKAAKLAPWLAEPTVISADPGTHPEAVAEAGVDVYAFTHNETSTGVATPLKRVAGADEGALVLVDATSGAGGLPVDITETDVYYFAPQKSFAADGGLWLAAFSPAALERAKKIHESGRHIPEFFSLPTAIDNSLKNQTYNTPALATLFLLNEQLKWINGQGGLDWAVSRTKESSDALYGWAEESKYATPFVTDPAKRSQVIGTIDFADEIDAAAIAKALRANGIVDTEPYRKLGRNQLRIAMFPAVDPADVRALTACIDYVIGQL; encoded by the coding sequence ATGGCCGTTTCGGCGCGGGCCCCTCCAAGGTGCGTACGGAGGCGCTGGACGCCCTGGCCGCCACCGGCACCTCTCTCCTCGGTACCTCCCACCGCCAGGCTCCGGTCAAGAACCTGGTCGGCGAGGTGCGTGCCGGGATCCGTGACCTCTTCTCGCTGCCCGAGGGCTACGAGGTGATCCTGGGCAACGGCGGCTCCACCGCCTTCTGGGACATCGCGACGCACGGTCTCATCGAGAACAAGTCGCAGCACCTCACCTTCGGCGAGTTCTCGTCCAAGTTCGCGAAGGCCGCGAAGCTGGCCCCGTGGCTGGCCGAGCCGACCGTGATCTCCGCCGACCCGGGCACCCACCCGGAGGCGGTGGCCGAGGCCGGCGTCGACGTCTACGCCTTCACCCACAACGAGACCTCCACCGGTGTCGCCACCCCGCTGAAGCGGGTCGCGGGCGCCGACGAGGGCGCGCTCGTCCTCGTGGACGCGACCTCGGGCGCCGGCGGTCTGCCGGTCGACATCACCGAGACCGACGTCTACTACTTCGCCCCGCAGAAGTCCTTCGCCGCCGACGGCGGCCTGTGGCTCGCGGCCTTCTCGCCGGCCGCCCTGGAGCGCGCGAAGAAGATCCACGAGTCGGGCCGGCACATCCCGGAGTTCTTCTCCCTCCCGACGGCGATCGACAACTCGCTGAAGAACCAGACGTACAACACCCCGGCGCTCGCGACCCTCTTCCTGCTCAACGAGCAGCTGAAGTGGATCAACGGCCAGGGCGGTCTGGACTGGGCCGTGTCCCGCACGAAGGAGTCCTCGGACGCGCTGTACGGCTGGGCCGAGGAGTCCAAGTACGCGACCCCGTTCGTCACGGACCCGGCGAAGCGCTCGCAGGTCATCGGCACGATCGACTTCGCGGACGAGATCGACGCGGCCGCGATCGCCAAGGCGCTGCGCGCCAACGGCATCGTGGACACCGAGCCGTACCGCAAGCTGGGCCGCAACCAGCTGCGCATCGCGATGTTCCCGGCGGTCGACCCGGCGGACGTGCGCGCGCTGACGGCGTGCATCGACTACGTGATCGGCCAGCTGTAA